One Bdellovibrio bacteriovorus str. Tiberius DNA segment encodes these proteins:
- a CDS encoding flagellin N-terminal helical domain-containing protein, whose amino-acid sequence MGLRINTNSASLNAQRVLWGTKIGLDKSMEKLASGFRINRAGDDAAGLAISENLKAQIRGLKQASRNAQDGISLVQVAEGSMNEISSILIRLRELSVQAASDTIGPVERQFLNVEYDQLVSEIDRISEGTEFNGTQLLAGVGSILDFQVGTRNNPEIDRISFDASKADANSAALGVNLTSVSDKASAQNALAAIDQAIVSVSAMRADFGAIQNRLQSTVSNIQVSVENMSAANSRIRDVDVAEETSEMTKNNILLQAGTSVLAQANSQANVALGLLNKSFQG is encoded by the coding sequence ATGGGTCTCAGAATTAATACAAACAGTGCTTCGTTGAATGCTCAGAGAGTTCTCTGGGGGACGAAGATCGGTCTTGATAAGAGCATGGAAAAGCTCGCTTCAGGATTCCGCATCAACAGAGCTGGTGACGATGCCGCCGGCCTAGCGATCTCTGAGAATTTGAAAGCTCAGATTCGCGGTCTGAAACAAGCATCCCGAAACGCTCAAGACGGTATCTCTCTGGTCCAGGTGGCCGAGGGTTCCATGAACGAGATCTCTTCGATCTTGATCCGTCTGAGAGAATTGTCCGTACAAGCAGCTTCCGATACTATCGGTCCTGTAGAAAGACAGTTCCTGAACGTGGAATACGATCAGTTGGTTTCCGAGATCGACCGTATCTCCGAAGGTACAGAGTTCAACGGAACTCAGTTGCTGGCGGGTGTAGGTTCCATCCTGGACTTCCAAGTTGGTACCAGAAATAATCCTGAAATCGACCGTATCTCTTTCGACGCTTCCAAAGCCGATGCAAACTCTGCAGCTTTGGGTGTGAACCTGACCTCAGTATCTGACAAAGCTTCTGCACAGAACGCTTTGGCGGCGATTGACCAGGCGATCGTGAGTGTCTCCGCAATGCGCGCAGACTTCGGTGCGATTCAGAATCGTCTTCAATCTACAGTTTCAAACATTCAAGTGTCTGTAGAGAACATGTCAGCCGCTAACTCTCGTATCAGAGATGTGGATGTAGCTGAAGAGACATCTGAAATGACCAAGAACAACATCTTGTTGCAAGCCGGTACTTCCGTCCTAGCACAAGCGAATTCCCAAGCTAACGTAGCACTTGGACTCTTGAACAAGTCATTCCAGGGTTAA
- a CDS encoding flagellin N-terminal helical domain-containing protein: protein MGLRIGTNVAALNAQKNLYMTNINANRSMARLASGMRINQAADDAAGLAISENLKGQIRGLRQANRNANDGISLVQVAEGSLNEVSNMLIRLRELGVQASSDTIGETERKFLDVEYQQLKSEIQRITESTVFNGYELLNGTGGMIDIQVGVNNDAFRDRISFNAGAANASIDALGLTAENVGTKESAQLSLGTIDSALTSVNAIRANFGALQNRLQSTSNNLLIADENLSAANSRIRDTDVAAETSEMTRNNILLQAGVSVLGQANQSQQLALKLLG from the coding sequence ATGGGATTAAGAATCGGTACCAATGTGGCAGCGTTGAATGCACAAAAAAATCTGTATATGACTAACATCAACGCAAACAGATCAATGGCAAGATTGGCTTCTGGAATGAGAATCAATCAGGCCGCTGATGATGCTGCAGGTCTTGCGATCAGTGAAAACCTCAAAGGACAAATCCGGGGTTTGAGACAGGCCAACCGAAATGCCAACGACGGTATTTCCCTTGTGCAGGTCGCAGAAGGCAGCTTGAATGAAGTTTCCAATATGCTCATTCGTTTGAGAGAGTTGGGTGTACAGGCTTCCTCTGACACAATTGGTGAAACAGAAAGAAAGTTTTTGGACGTTGAGTATCAACAGCTGAAATCCGAGATCCAGCGTATTACTGAATCCACGGTCTTCAATGGTTATGAACTACTTAACGGTACTGGTGGGATGATTGACATCCAGGTCGGCGTAAACAACGACGCTTTCCGCGACCGTATCAGCTTCAATGCTGGCGCGGCCAACGCCTCCATCGATGCCCTGGGATTGACGGCAGAGAATGTGGGGACCAAGGAAAGTGCTCAATTGAGCCTGGGTACGATCGATTCCGCTTTGACATCGGTGAACGCGATTCGCGCGAACTTCGGTGCGCTACAAAATCGTCTGCAATCAACATCGAATAACTTGTTGATCGCTGATGAAAACTTGTCAGCCGCGAATTCCCGAATCAGAGACACTGACGTGGCGGCAGAAACGTCCGAGATGACAAGAAATAACATCTTGTTGCAGGCGGGTGTGTCAGTCCTGGGTCAGGCGAACCAGTCACAACAATTGGCTTTGAAGCTTTTGGGCTAA